The genomic DNA GATAACTGTAAGCAATCAtgccaccatcatcatcaagaATGGACTTTTGCACAGCTGTGGGTCACTTGTTATGTACCTACCTGGCATCGGAAAGAACAAGCAACGTCATCTAGAGTCCAACCGATGTGCATGTTGTCATCCTATGTGTAGAGTGTTTGATGAACATCTCTTTCCCATGTATTCATTAACTCACAGGCAAACGAagaacactgaaaaacatgaaacgttgttaataatttgatttttctttcagtccAACTGGAAACGTGAGGACGGTGATCTTTCCTGTGGTTTATCTCAATGaggtacaaaaaaaagcatgaacacacacacacacaattttgtCATTTAGTCATACACTTAACACTTGCATGCAGATCATTAAACCCCCATCAGCAATCTAAATCCAAGTTTAGGCCAAATTCAAAGGGTAAACAGGTTTGTCAACCTTGTACACACTTGGTTCACTGATCTGTCTGTCACACTTTTATTATGTGTCTTTATATAATATCACAGACACCTTTTTAGCATGATTTTGAGATGATACATCTCATTGCTGAATTAAAAAGTCACACTGGTTGGCCCagaatgtttgtatttttattataagaCTAGCTCAGACAGAGGTTTGTCTATGAAGTGGACTTCCTGTGTCATTTTTAGTACACAccttacttgttttttttaaattagaagaCTTGTTAAAAATAATTGCTGTTCTATCTTTATGAGACATCGATGTGGCAATAAAACCTTTTTGATAATTGACCATCTAAACACCCTTAAGAGGACACTTAACTTGAATTGAAGCAATAAAAGGTCATATTAATTTGAGTTTTATAGTAACACCTTATTTCATTACTGAGTACTTACTTTGGACATTTTTGTACCACTGAATTCATAGTATTTAAATATCTATATGAAGTTATGTGGTTTGAATTTGCCTCTCTGgattacattacaatacaagAAGAGCTCGGTCTCTTCGGCATTAGCGCCAAACTTTGAAAACTGAGAGACTGCAACTGATCTCCATCTACTTTATCtaaattcagattcagaaaGTATGCAGGGTTATGtgaacttctttctttcttgttccGTCCTCTCAGAGCGTCGTCATTGACGACGCGTCAGCCCTGAAGCTGGGAAAGATTGTCGTCGAGGATAACGTGATGGTGAACGCTCCGTTCATACTGATTGGTCTAGGCATCGTTCTGGGAATCATTTTCATGTTCCTGATGTGTCGACAGAAGGTCCCCGAGGTGAGACATTAATGAGTTTGTGTGGTCATTAAAGCTGCgactaacaattatttttattattgatcaATCTATCAGTACTTTTctttaatcaattaattgtttttgacaattaaatgttttgatttgtctgaCTAACAGTCCAAAAGAAACCCAAACAAGAACATTTGCTCTGTTGGCATcaatcattttttaacattcCCTCTGTTTGAgtacagtttttaaattgttttttattatgtttaacaTATATAATTGCAGATGatatgttattttttgttgtcttaatcTAATATTTTTGTGTCTGGTTCCATTTTTTCAGAGCACTGCTGCTGAGCGACAGCCCCTGCTCTCATCGTAGCATCAAACACGATGTGAAAGGAAGAGCACTGGCATGTTACAATTCAACATTTCAAAGGTTCAGTCCATCtgcagttttttccccccttaacCTCCAAGTAACACTTTGGATTAATAAccacaatctgttttttaatgtttttttgttttttttaatcaaatggtTTTAGGAAACTCGAGGAAGAGGAGTATACctcttgtgttgtttgttaCAGGGTTGAGGTTAATGTCTGTAATGATGCTAAAAtccttatttttaaaaattaaattttgagttcagtatatttttctttttactcctGGATTTTGGATTGAAACAATATGAATTGAGTAATTCAGATCTCTTGCCAAATCTTAGAATtagaattaaagctgcaagcagcgacGTACGGGCCCTCGCACGTGCGCACGCCGGGGTAGGCGCTGGACACCGTCCCACACGCATTGCACACACGTCCGTCAAGTGTAGAGCAGGACGCAAGTATCCCCAATGGCAGGGGGGTTTTGAAAATTtgtagggggcgctatagagccgTTTAGCTCCGCCCACACACGATACCCTTCACATATGTACGAGGTCGTCAGGGTGGACGTGTGTGCCAAGTTTCATGACTGTGCGATGATGAAAAGGTGTTCAAACCGCAAACGCCATCACACGACTTTCGCCGTCTGGCCACACCCACACCGTATGAGGTGGCGTCATTGTTTTCACCAGGAAGCGTCACCAAGTCCTGAAGCCCTACATGGGCCAATTTGATGACACTGCAGTGCTCCAGATAGGCgtgatcatagacatatatacatagacgccgcattgagcgggttggtcgcTGGTCGCGGATACGGGCCATATTGGaggtggcagatctgcccgtaaactaataaaaggaaatggactgaacttcataaagcgcctttctacaaagttctttaagtcaatgtctcttatacacccattcacacacagactaatatatctgggaaacaaacaggcaccaaaaacaacgtatgtaacttttaaagtgatgattataaatgtttactcctgtTTACTCAGCGCTCAATGcggtgtctatgtatatatgtctatgggcgTGACACCTTGACATGTGAAGCGTGACATTTCCAaccaccagcaggtggcgctatAGGTGAGTGTGAGTATGAGCATATGTACGCGTTCAGGCCGTGTCCAGCATCCACCCTATGACGTTTGGTCAGGATAGGACGATGTATCCACAAGTTATAAGCGACCTTGTGTTTTGTGGCAAGTAGTGGCGAGTCTTCCAAGTTTGAGGCATCGCCGCGGCCACGTCGTTCAGACTTTGGAAAAGCTGTATTCAACTTTTAATCCCCCGTGGCTGAAGAGTGACTTGAAGCAAGTTTGAAGCCGTTAGCTTTTAATCTGTAGGACGAGTTCGATCATATGCGAGGTGTGGAAATGGCCAAAAATGGCACCAAAACGCAACTTCCACCCAAAATGGCCGACTTCCTGTGCATCTGACAACATGGCGTCCATAAGCATTTTTGTGCTTCTGGGTATGACATATGCGTGTACCGAATTTTATCGTCCTACGCCAAAGTCACCCCATTTATTTGGCGTTTTTGAAAATTTGTAGGGGGTGCTATAGAGCCATTTTGCGACCCGAATGCACGCGACCGCCAAATTAGCGAATTTTTTATCACATGCATGACGCGCCGGCAAAAATCTGTGGCGAATTTTTTATCACATGCATGACGCGCCGGCAAAAATCTGTGGCTTTTCACAAACTTGAGTGTCACGATTTGATCAAAGCCTCCATTTTTGTATGAGATtggtgcagagtgtgtgtgtttgaatgtgtccaTAAGATAAATGGGTACAGTATAATAGCGATGAAGGAATACTGTTGGTTTTTATCGTCTTCTCGTGAGATTGTTGGGGCATTGGGAAGAGAGTTTATACAGCCATTTTGATGCAAGAGAAAAatcctttttaataattttgtaacatcatttcacattttgtggCAAAGTGAACTGTGCAAAACGACTGCTGCcataatgttttattcttattttacagcctaaaatgttttgttccaaaaaaaaaaaaaaaaaaaaaattgacctTTTGGATGTTTCTGAGAATATCACATTTTACAAGTGTATAtaaagtgtgtatatatactatGAAGTGTAATAACGTCCAGTAGTACctaaacagcagcagtgtaaaGGGAAGGTCTGGAGTATGGTGTCCCATCTCATGATGTTGTGAAGCATGTGTTCTTTCTAAAATCAGACActactgttaaatattttacCAAATACgaaattgtgtttttccttttgaacTGCTTCAGATATGTTTTTATGGTATAATTCTGCACTTCTAAACAGAAACCTATCAGATTATTGTGactatttaatttttttctctaaTGGAGGGAGACATCTTTATGGGCTACAGCTGATTAGATTAAAATGTAATTGATTTTCTGTCTTGCACTACACAAAATGTCATTATAATGTGTCATTATAATGTGCATTTTTCAAATAACCACTGTTTCCTATACATCACTGACAGGTTGTCttgtgttcagtttgttgtggtctctgttttatatgtaaaagaCAATATTACATTACCCTTACTTAACAAAATCGACATGTAATCGCTGTTTACATACTCTTAATAGGTCACATATCTAACTGTTTGCACATTGTCTTGTCATTTACTACAACTTCAATAAAACTCCTTCACATTCTCTGAAAGCGTGTTTGTATTTCCTCCATCACACATTGCAAAATTACTTGATGAAgtactgtatcatttttttatatatggaGCTAATCAGCACAGCATGAATTGCCTTACAGTTACAACATTAGACAGGTCTGACTCATTTCTTATTCGCAGGTGTTGAAAGTCTGTGTCGtgcttacacacacatcaacacacccTTGTTGATTTCAACGGATGAATCAGTATGACTAAGAGTTGTACAGTGCGTTTGTAACCATTGAAAGGAAGTTGCATCTGAGATCCATTTAgctttacattaaatatttctcAGCCTTGAGCAGTGAGGCTTGAAACCTGTGGGGACCTATGGAGGTCAATATCCTTGACAACTCATAACTCTTcgagcagcaacctctgtggctgtgaagcgAACATGGAACGTTAAAGTGCCAGagctgcagttcatcaaacgtccacttgaggctggctacataaTATGTCACTCTCCgcaagcaacaaaaataaacatgtttacagcctggtacaaaaacaaaaaaacagttttggctATTGCAGCTAATTTAtcagttcaaattaaattaattaacttaaagttttgcataattaacagtgtggttgCTTTGCTTGAAAGGTTGGTGGTTtcacaggtggtttgtttgagcttcATTCAGGCCACCCCAGTTCCACCCATTTCTGGATTAGTGAGGAGCTGGCGGCTCTTCTGAGTGACATCACGGATATgacatccatattttatactaTGAAATAACAATTGGTTGTTTTCACAGATGTAACGTGTTAATTAGCTAAATTTAGACATTTTATGTGAACTTTTTCTACTTTGGACAGCTCTAGTGTCTATTCCTTAAAGGATGTGTGCTCTTCTATAGCATCACATTCAAACTGATATTCACAGTTTCTTTCACTCCTTTTGTTGTATCATTGGCCAGTGAATCTAAAGTTGAACAAACAAGAGTTATTGTCTGGCCAAAGGGTAAATCAGCAGCCATTTTAGCACCTCTTATTTTCTCAGCCATCCTTAGCATTCAGTCTAGGTGAGGACCTTCACCCTTCAAGAGCAGGACCTTATGTAAAGGTGGTGTAGTGGTCAGCAGGTAGCATGGAGGTTATAGGGTCTGATCCGAATGAGACTGCAGGGGTGAAGTAAATGGACAAATGCATTTCTACTAGTCCCTGACATTCAGTTGGATACCTCCGACGTGGAATCGTCCTTAATTACTGGGTTAAAGAGCACTTTGACTCCCCTGCAGATAAACTTATCATCAGTTATCATTATAAAACTGATAAGTACCACTGTTTGCTTCATTGGGTTTGACTTGAGGCCAGCTTCTCTGTCAGACCACAGCCTAAGTCATTAAAGTAACAAATGAGAGGATTAATCTCTGAGATATGTCAGAGTGTAACTCCTCCCCAAACCAATTAAAGCCTTTAATTCAAGTGACATGGGACAGCATGCCAGTCCCACCACAGAACAGTGTCTCTCTTGAACTTGATCTGCAAACAGTATGAAGAGTCTTCAGGAAAGAAtcatcattttgtcagtttttctgtctctgatcTGCGTCATTCAGGTAAGTTAACAACCCCACATTTACTGTTTATATGTAAGAGTTTATctcttttgtgttgtgtttttatcatcGTATATCATGAGAGTGATCACAGTATTTACATTTGTCTTTACAGGTCAATTCACTGCCGGTGCCTGAAGACCAGAATGGATTGCTGCAGCGGACAAAACGGTCACTTCTATGGCGTTGGAACAGCTTGAAGCCTGTTGGTGCCAGCTGCAGAGATCACGCAGAGTGCGGCACAAAATACTGCAGGTACAGCAGAGCTTCTCAGTCACAAGGCATTTGGCACATTTAGGAAACTCTTTCATTCCTGACCTGCattcacagacagcagacagaagagTGTATTTCTgataagtttaatttaatatatgtgttcctcaaatgttttgttggtAATGTGAAGCCAGATATGTTCCTTCAAATCATAATAAAGAGACATAATGTTCCTTTTTGACTGTGTGCAATATCTCTGGGCtgtttttgtgcagtgtgtgaAGTTTTGTCCACGTGCATTTTGCATGCCATGTACAAAGTCAGAACGTAATAACACAGCAATAAATTTGCTCCTTTATCTTTCCAGGAAAAATATCTGTTCTTTCTGGATCTCCAACTGAAGAAGAGATACACAAACATACCTTCCTCAGAGTGCctgtctgcaaaacaaatgtctgCTTTATGGACCAAGACCAACCTGTCTCAAAATGAACACTATGAAATTACTGCTGACTTGAACTGAAGGCCAAACTCCATTCAGCTAAAGTAATCTGATCTGGCGCTgcactgcagcaaaacaaagcTGTAAATGCTGCGTTCACATGAACAAATGTCTCCATCTAGGGCAATTTTGATTTTTAAGGATTTAATTTGTATAAAACACTTGCAGGACATCAGACAGGCTGTATACATCTAAACATGTTTCtcagaagaaaatataaatcttCATGCAAAGTTTGCAAGGTGCTCTGAGTTTAttggttcatgtttttttttattattatatatttatttttgtacatgttgttgtttacaatgtaaatattcaaatttgtttcatatttctCAAGGTTGTATTGCCCCAATTTTGTTTGTCAACAAGTTcagaagaaattaaaacattCCTCACAGTTCCTCCTATTCTCTCAGCGCAATGGGGAAAACAAAACTTATGTTGGTTgagaattaaatatttttgtatttattcatccGAGGACGTGTGATACTGTGATTATTGACTGAGCAAAGAGACAAACTTTGTCTCACTgcttttacattatttttaacagacctttttcacagcagctattttaaCATGAAACAGTGCAGACACAGGCGTTACCAATGGTACTAATTAAGCGTCGGAACCTTCGTTAGTTAGtgttggtaacacctgtgtggcccctactatttcatgtcaggATGGCTGCTGTGTAAAAGGTCTATAATTGCTGTTTTTCCAACAAAAGATCTTGTGATGAGCACAAATGATGACaacaaagcataaaaaatattgaaattaaaataaatatacataaatattacCCATCCATGtgaaaaagtgacacaaaacTGGACATAGTTATTGTGTAAAAGGTCCTGAAATTTATAGCTGGGTTGGGAATTGTGAGGATTTTTTCATCAATTTAATGTCAAATTCTTTGTAGTGCGGTTTATGAACTCTATGAGGGGAGCTGATCAAAcacggttaaaaaaaacatggttgaCCTCTGATATCTTCACTTCAGTACTGATGTCTGTGACGCAGTCCAACACTTAAACAGGCTAACGTGGTAGAGATATGCTCATATGCAATGATACTTATATCCCTGAACTCTGAACTCTCAGACCTCATTGCCTCAGATGAAGGGTCCAGCAGGCCTTGAGGACCTCAAACAGAGTGGATAGCTTGATCTGTTCCTGAATGATCCACAGACACATGAGGTGTCCACCTTAAGGACTATATACAGTGGGACAGTATAGAAGAGGTTGCACCCATTTGCTCCAAAGAAGGGCAACACAAAGCctgtctctttatttattattattattgaagaTCTTTGTTGATCCCCAGAGAACAACATTACCACCATGTGGATTATGGACAGTATATAAGAGGAGGAAAATACATGATACATATTGTGCAACCGTCCTTGAAAATGGATGCATGGAGAGCTGAACACTGCTCGTTTTTCGCCACTGGAGGGCGAGATGAGCCAAGGTTAGTGAGATGAATGTGACAGCAGCACATGGAGGGTGTGATCTGAccaacaaactgtaaacaatatcattatataaaatatttgttgtgtGACTGTATGCATCATGTCTTCATTGTTTAGGCAATGAAACAAGCTCAGTGATTAATTCTACACATCTACTGATCTACAGCAGCAACAATGAcacatttgtatttatgttaTCATAATTATTGGAGAATAGTTTCAGTTTATATGGTTCGAatgaaaatcaatcaatcaatcaatcaatctatctatctatctatctatctatctatctatctatctatctatctatctatcacgCCTTAATTGCCATATTTGTGACTCATCATAATTTTACGCATGGCTCcacatgatgtttatttttatcattctttcaaaataaataaaatttaaaaaattaaataataaatacaagcTGTATTAATAAACTCTTCTCCTACCAGGTGTCTTGGATACGTTTAGCGGCagcctcttctccctcctcattGGTTAAAGCAGCCGTGACGCCATAACTCCACCAGTGCTGAGCGGTGCTGTTACCGGCGGCGTGAGGACCGCTTGTGTTTGTCCGGACCCCTCAATGTCGGACCGGTTTCATGTTACCCTGTAATACAGTTCTGAATATTCGCGTGGGGGTTTTGAATGGCACGGATCAGGTAACAGGGCTGAAAATATGAGTTTCCTGATGCACCTTTGACATCAAAGGTGAGTggcatgatttttatttatttatttatttttgtttgcttgcatgattttttttttttagatcttaCAGCGTATTTAAATGAGGGTCACCTGGAGGAAGAGGGTGGACATCACCTTTGACTGTTTGCAAGTAGGAGAGTCACTGATGATGCtggtgatgaggatgatgatgcaAGAGATGAACCAGCGTTTGTCTTTTCTGATGCTAATGCTCTCTTTGAGATttaagtctgtctgtgtgtggaagagagagagatgctacTGTAAAATGAGATTATTTTATCATTACCATTGAAATTAAGACATTTCATCTGGAGAGGGAATAAtgtaagatgagatttatttctGTGAGTGTTTATTGTAAAGATGACATGATTTTTTGCGCCAGAGAATTAATATAATTCAGTTAGTATTCTGTTTTTTCCAGTTATAAAATAACCTATATTTTATGTTCACCTTGCCTTTAATAAGTGATTGTTAATATTGGGTGGAGTGATATGATGTATCACATTGTTAGTCAGTGTTCATTTGTACAGTTGGACATTAAAGTAGTCAAGTGAAGCTGCTTGACCCACAGCCTGTAACTAATTTAACAAACAAGTTTATGGTTAACGCTAAGAATAACCAGCGCTACACTATTTATTcactatatttttttataacatgTAGTTCAGTGACTTATGTTTCATTTctattataaaaacacacacatatatatgtagcAAATTTAGGACATACCATGAAATCACCACACCACAGCTCTCTTTGAACCTTTTTTACTGACATAGTCTGTAATGATACAACACGTGACAGGTCAAAATacccaacatccatccattttctataaccgcttatcctcatcaggctCGTGGGGgagctggagtctatcccaaGTGACATTAGACCAGAGGCAGGGTGCACCCTCGACAAGTCGCCAAGGTcttaacagagctaacacatAGAAAAACAACCATCACGCTCACATGCACACCAGTTTAGAGTCTCCAAttcacctgcatgtctttggactgtgggaggaagccggagtacctggaaagaacatgcaaactccacccAGTTGTGGTGTTTGAGGACCGGGtgtgcttctttttgttttaaatgacaatttACTTATCATGTTACAGTTAGCTGGAATACTGAAGGACACcattacatatacacacatgtatctGTCCATATAGTGcgctgaccttcttcttctctctgttcaaATATGTCTTTTACTTTTGAGGTCATCTGATCTAGTTCGACCATTATCGGGGTTCTTACTGAAACTTTTCCTCACATGATTAGAGACGTATACGTGAGCTGTAATGATGTTGTCTC from Larimichthys crocea isolate SSNF chromosome IX, L_crocea_2.0, whole genome shotgun sequence includes the following:
- the LOC104923476 gene encoding liver-expressed antimicrobial peptide 2, with translation MKSLQERIIILSVFLSLICVIQVNSLPVPEDQNGLLQRTKRSLLWRWNSLKPVGASCRDHAECGTKYCRKNICSFWISN